A DNA window from Hordeum vulgare subsp. vulgare chromosome 1H, MorexV3_pseudomolecules_assembly, whole genome shotgun sequence contains the following coding sequences:
- the LOC123396434 gene encoding nuclear pore complex protein NUP107 isoform X1, whose protein sequence is MEVDPSPSPPPMSTPGYFDPDSSRLREEYRRYRKRLSSSNDSPMLGTSVSRFSEARSLHDGSSIPRRPNAGLLLEDVKQEAADYSDIDGLNGPKLFGSAKRTSLNGGSGRRAARSALNLVKLEDDMPREGETTSTTFASLLDSAIQGLMPFPDVILQFERTCRNASESLRYAATGNIRMVEDKLMQQKAKLLLDEAASWSLLWYLYGKANEELPEGLFMSPTTSHQEACRYVATDLTAQLCLRIVLWLEGLASESLDLEKKVRGSHVGSYLPSSGVWHRTQRHLKRRNNDSNIVKHVDFDAPTREVAQLLPDDKKQDELLLEDIWTLLRAGRLEEACELCRSAGQSWRAATLCPFGGVDLFPSLEAMLKNGNARTLQAIELESGIGRQWRLWKWASYCASEKIAEHDGGQYEMAVYALQCSNLKRTLPICTEWESACWAMAKSWLDVKVDIELSQYQTSRPEEKEFDDEMNGTQLGPENWPYHVLDQQPRDIAALLQKLHSSDLVHETVSRACREQHRQIEMNLMSGNLAHLLDLLWSWLSSIEEGQNVSSPIRPRDDSDMIRFGAHIVLVLRYLLSNEMEDEFEEKLVTVGDLIINMYVRYLFSEGQEELVGVYASQLERDVCIDLFVDMMELRLNSSLHTMYKLFLSAVEYLPFSSGDASKACFEEILERVLSRSREIKLHQYNEDFSDVAEQHHLQALQKAMIIQWLCFTPPSSIPGFEMITGKLLIRALMHSNTLFREFSLISMRRVPDLPVGPHKLLAILAEPLKQKENLFSLEDQEVSDNLEEFEDWHEYYSLDATYRGWLRCEMENYSVPPEMLSAEEKDQAVAAAIQTLELAFLLLEREERPWLNAIETSPFESSELVFLELHATAILCLPSGECMTPDATSCTALTSALYSTVSEGDVLHRQLKVEVKVSSKDPCCIEVALRCLATEGDGFGLHEANDGGLLAAIMAAGFKGELNRFQPGVSMEISRLDAWYSDCHGSVESTAAYIIRGLCRRCCLPETILRSMQASISLSEAGDSLDHCDKLIELVASSDSGMMHLFSQQQLQEFLIFERECFICKMELEEEQMPADG, encoded by the exons ATGGAGGTGGACCCGTCGCCGTCCCCTCCGCCAATGTCGACGCCGGGCTACTTCGACCCGGACTCCTCCCGCCTCCGCGAGGAGTACCGCCGCTACAG AAAGAGACTATCTTCTTCAAATGACTCCCCAATGTTGGGGACCTCAGTCTCCAGATTCTCAGAAGCAAGGTCGTTGCATGATGGAAGCAGCATACCTAGGCGGCCCAATGCTGGTCTACTACTTGAAGACGTCAAGCAGGAGGCTGCTGATTATTCTGACATTGATGGCTTGAATGGACCGAAACTGTTCGGATCAGCAAAAAGGACATCGCTGAATGGTGGTTCAGGTAGGAGGGCGGCAAGGTCAGCGTTGAATCTGGTCAAGCTGGAGGACGATATGCCACGAGAAGGAGAAACAACTTCTACAACGTTTGCATCCCTTCTTGATTCAGCGATACAAG GATTGATGCCCTTCCCAGACGTGATTTTACAATTTGAGAGGACATGTAGAAACGCTTCAGAGTCACTAAG GTATGCCGCCACAGGAAACATTCGGATGGTGGAGGATAAACTTATGCAGCAAAAAGCAAAACTATTACTGGATGAAGCTGCTTCATGGTCCCTTCTTTGGTACCTCTATGGGAAAG CAAATGAAGAGCTTCCTGAAGGACTATTCATG TCACCAACTACATCCCATCAGGAGGCTTGCCGCTATGTTGCAACGGATCTTACAGCACAATTGTGTCTGCGGATTGTACTTTGGCTTGAAGGACTTGCTTCTGAAAGTCTTGATTTGGAGAAAAAG GTGAGAGGATCTCATGTTGGTTCATATCTACCAAGTTCTGGTGTTTGGCATCGTACACAGAGGCACCTAAAGAGAAGGAATAATGATTCTAATATAGTGAAGCATGTGGATTTCGATGCTCCAACTCGTGAAGTAGCCCAACTTCTTCCTGATGACAAG AAGCAAGATGAATTGCTTTTAGAAGATATCTGGACTCTCTTAAGAGCTGGAAGATTAGAAGAGGCATGTGAATTGTGCCGATCTGCTGGACAG TCATGGAGAGCTGCCACTCTTTGCCCCTTCGGTGGCGTAGACCTGTTTCCTTCCCTGGAGGCCATGCTCAAGAATGGAAATGCTAGAACACTACAAGCAATTGAACTGGAAAGTGGTATTGGACGGCAGTGGCGTCTTTGGAAATGGGCATCCTATTGTGCTTCAGAG AAAATTGCTGAACACGATGGTGGCCAGTATGAGATGGCTGTATATGCTTTACAGTGCAGTAACTTGAAGCGTACCTTGCCAATCTGTACTGAATGGGAG TCAGCTTGCTGGGCAATGGCTAAATCCTGGCTAGATGTTAAAGTGGATATAGAATTATCTCAATATCAAACCAGCAGACCAGAAGAGAAAGAGTTTGATGATGAGATGAATGGGACCCAGCTTGGCCCAGaaaattggccatatcatgttcttGATCAGCAACCTCGTGATATAGCTGCACTTCTGCAGAAACTCCACTCAAG TGACCTTGTTCATGAAACTGTTTCTCGAGCATGTCGGGAGCAGCATCGACAAATTGAG ATGAATCTCATGAGTGGAAATTTAGCTCATCTTCTTGACCTTCTATGGTCATGGTTGTCTTCCATCGAAGAGGGTCAAAATGTCTCAAG TCCAATTAGGCCCCGTGATGATTCCGACATGATACGTTTTGGGGCACATATTGTTCTTGTTTTGAGATACCTTCTCAGCAATGAAATGGAAGATGAGTTTGAGGAAAAGCTGGTTACTGTCGGTGATCTCATCATCAACAT GTACGTGAGGTACTTGTTTTCAGAGGGGCAGGAAGAGTTGGTTGGAGTATATGCCTCTCAGCTTGAACGTGATGTTTGCATTGATTTGTTTGTGGACATGATGGAACTAAGGTTAAATAGCAG CTTGCATACCATGTACAAGCTTTTCCTCTCTGCTGTGGAGTATCTGCCATTCTCCTCTGGAGATGCATCCAAGGCTTGTtttgaagagatacttgagag GGTTCTTTCAAGGTCTCGAGAAATAAAACTCCATCAGTACAATGAAGATTTTTCTGATGTCGCGGAACAGCATCACCTGCAAGCACTTCAGAAGGCAATGATCATTCAGTGGCTTTGCTTCACACCACCATCCTCAATTCCAGGCTTTGAGATGATCACAGGGAAACTTCTGATACGGGCATTGATGCATAG CAACACACTATTCAGAGAGTTTTCCTTAATATCAATGAGGAGAGTCCCTGACCTACCAGTAGGACCACATAAGTTGCTTGCCATCCTTGCTGAACCATTGAAACAAAAGGAAAATTTATTTTCGCTGGAAGATCAAGAGGTTTCTGATAACTTAGAAGAGTTTGAAGATTGG CACGAATATTACTCCCTGGATGCAACATACCGGGGTTGGCTTAGATGTGAGATGGAGAATTATTCCGTCCCCCCTGAAATGCTTTCGGCAGAAGAAAAGGATCAAGCTGTTGCTGCAGCGATACAAACTCTGGAGTTAGCATTCTTGTTATTAGAAA GGGAAGAGAGACCATGGTTAAATGCTATCGAGACAAGCCCATTTGAGTCGTCAGAGCTTGTTTTCCTTGAGTTGCATGCAACAGCAATACTCTGTCTACCTTCTGGGGAATGCATGACACCAGATGCAACATCATGCACGGCTCTGACTAGTGCACTTTATTCAACTGTCAGCGAAGGGGATGTGCTGCATCGGCAGCTGAAG GTGGAAGTTAAGGTCTCGTCTAAAGATCCTTGCTGTATTGAAGTTGCGCTCCGTTGCTTAGCAACAGAAGGTGATGGATTTGGGCTTCATGAAGCCAATGATGGAGGTCTTCTTGCTGCAATTATGGCTGCTGGCTTTAAAG GTGAACTCAATCGTTTTCAACCTGGAGTTTCAATGGAAATTTCACGACTTGATGCTTGGTATTCTGATTGTCATGGTTCGGTTGAAAGTACTGCTGCTTATATCATTCGAGGGCTTTGCCGAAGATGCTGCCTGCCAGAAACAATTCTACGATCCATGCAG GCATCCATCTCCCTTTCCGAAGCTGGCGATTCTCTAGACCATTGTGATAAACTTATCGAGTTAGTTGCTTCATCAGATTCTGGGATGATGCACTTGTTCAGCCAGCAGCAGTTACAG GAGTTCCTGATTTTTGAGAGGGAGTGCTTCATATGTAAAATGGAGCTTGAGGAAGAGCAGATGCCTGCTGATGGCTAA
- the LOC123396434 gene encoding nuclear pore complex protein NUP107 isoform X2: MEVDPSPSPPPMSTPGYFDPDSSRLREEYRRYRKRLSSSNDSPMLGTSVSRFSEARSLHDGSSIPRRPNAGLLLEDVKQEAADYSDIDGLNGPKLFGSAKRTSLNGGSGRRAARSALNLVKLEDDMPREGETTSTTFASLLDSAIQGLMPFPDVILQFERTCRNASESLRYAATGNIRMVEDKLMQQKAKLLLDEAASWSLLWYLYGKANEELPEGLFMSPTTSHQEACRYVATDLTAQLCLRIVLWLEGLASESLDLEKKVRGSHVGSYLPSSGVWHRTQRHLKRRNNDSNIVKHVDFDAPTREVAQLLPDDKKQDELLLEDIWTLLRAGRLEEACELCRSAGQSWRAATLCPFGGVDLFPSLEAMLKNGNARTLQAIELESGIGRQWRLWKWASYCASEKIAEHDGGQYEMAVYALQCSNLKRTLPICTEWESACWAMAKSWLDVKVDIELSQYQTSRPEEKEFDDEMNGTQLGPENWPYHVLDQQPRDIAALLQKLHSSDLVHETVSRACREQHRQIEMNLMSGNLAHLLDLLWSWLSSIEEGQNVSRPRDDSDMIRFGAHIVLVLRYLLSNEMEDEFEEKLVTVGDLIINMYVRYLFSEGQEELVGVYASQLERDVCIDLFVDMMELRLNSSLHTMYKLFLSAVEYLPFSSGDASKACFEEILERVLSRSREIKLHQYNEDFSDVAEQHHLQALQKAMIIQWLCFTPPSSIPGFEMITGKLLIRALMHSNTLFREFSLISMRRVPDLPVGPHKLLAILAEPLKQKENLFSLEDQEVSDNLEEFEDWHEYYSLDATYRGWLRCEMENYSVPPEMLSAEEKDQAVAAAIQTLELAFLLLEREERPWLNAIETSPFESSELVFLELHATAILCLPSGECMTPDATSCTALTSALYSTVSEGDVLHRQLKVEVKVSSKDPCCIEVALRCLATEGDGFGLHEANDGGLLAAIMAAGFKGELNRFQPGVSMEISRLDAWYSDCHGSVESTAAYIIRGLCRRCCLPETILRSMQASISLSEAGDSLDHCDKLIELVASSDSGMMHLFSQQQLQEFLIFERECFICKMELEEEQMPADG; encoded by the exons ATGGAGGTGGACCCGTCGCCGTCCCCTCCGCCAATGTCGACGCCGGGCTACTTCGACCCGGACTCCTCCCGCCTCCGCGAGGAGTACCGCCGCTACAG AAAGAGACTATCTTCTTCAAATGACTCCCCAATGTTGGGGACCTCAGTCTCCAGATTCTCAGAAGCAAGGTCGTTGCATGATGGAAGCAGCATACCTAGGCGGCCCAATGCTGGTCTACTACTTGAAGACGTCAAGCAGGAGGCTGCTGATTATTCTGACATTGATGGCTTGAATGGACCGAAACTGTTCGGATCAGCAAAAAGGACATCGCTGAATGGTGGTTCAGGTAGGAGGGCGGCAAGGTCAGCGTTGAATCTGGTCAAGCTGGAGGACGATATGCCACGAGAAGGAGAAACAACTTCTACAACGTTTGCATCCCTTCTTGATTCAGCGATACAAG GATTGATGCCCTTCCCAGACGTGATTTTACAATTTGAGAGGACATGTAGAAACGCTTCAGAGTCACTAAG GTATGCCGCCACAGGAAACATTCGGATGGTGGAGGATAAACTTATGCAGCAAAAAGCAAAACTATTACTGGATGAAGCTGCTTCATGGTCCCTTCTTTGGTACCTCTATGGGAAAG CAAATGAAGAGCTTCCTGAAGGACTATTCATG TCACCAACTACATCCCATCAGGAGGCTTGCCGCTATGTTGCAACGGATCTTACAGCACAATTGTGTCTGCGGATTGTACTTTGGCTTGAAGGACTTGCTTCTGAAAGTCTTGATTTGGAGAAAAAG GTGAGAGGATCTCATGTTGGTTCATATCTACCAAGTTCTGGTGTTTGGCATCGTACACAGAGGCACCTAAAGAGAAGGAATAATGATTCTAATATAGTGAAGCATGTGGATTTCGATGCTCCAACTCGTGAAGTAGCCCAACTTCTTCCTGATGACAAG AAGCAAGATGAATTGCTTTTAGAAGATATCTGGACTCTCTTAAGAGCTGGAAGATTAGAAGAGGCATGTGAATTGTGCCGATCTGCTGGACAG TCATGGAGAGCTGCCACTCTTTGCCCCTTCGGTGGCGTAGACCTGTTTCCTTCCCTGGAGGCCATGCTCAAGAATGGAAATGCTAGAACACTACAAGCAATTGAACTGGAAAGTGGTATTGGACGGCAGTGGCGTCTTTGGAAATGGGCATCCTATTGTGCTTCAGAG AAAATTGCTGAACACGATGGTGGCCAGTATGAGATGGCTGTATATGCTTTACAGTGCAGTAACTTGAAGCGTACCTTGCCAATCTGTACTGAATGGGAG TCAGCTTGCTGGGCAATGGCTAAATCCTGGCTAGATGTTAAAGTGGATATAGAATTATCTCAATATCAAACCAGCAGACCAGAAGAGAAAGAGTTTGATGATGAGATGAATGGGACCCAGCTTGGCCCAGaaaattggccatatcatgttcttGATCAGCAACCTCGTGATATAGCTGCACTTCTGCAGAAACTCCACTCAAG TGACCTTGTTCATGAAACTGTTTCTCGAGCATGTCGGGAGCAGCATCGACAAATTGAG ATGAATCTCATGAGTGGAAATTTAGCTCATCTTCTTGACCTTCTATGGTCATGGTTGTCTTCCATCGAAGAGGGTCAAAATGTCTCAAG GCCCCGTGATGATTCCGACATGATACGTTTTGGGGCACATATTGTTCTTGTTTTGAGATACCTTCTCAGCAATGAAATGGAAGATGAGTTTGAGGAAAAGCTGGTTACTGTCGGTGATCTCATCATCAACAT GTACGTGAGGTACTTGTTTTCAGAGGGGCAGGAAGAGTTGGTTGGAGTATATGCCTCTCAGCTTGAACGTGATGTTTGCATTGATTTGTTTGTGGACATGATGGAACTAAGGTTAAATAGCAG CTTGCATACCATGTACAAGCTTTTCCTCTCTGCTGTGGAGTATCTGCCATTCTCCTCTGGAGATGCATCCAAGGCTTGTtttgaagagatacttgagag GGTTCTTTCAAGGTCTCGAGAAATAAAACTCCATCAGTACAATGAAGATTTTTCTGATGTCGCGGAACAGCATCACCTGCAAGCACTTCAGAAGGCAATGATCATTCAGTGGCTTTGCTTCACACCACCATCCTCAATTCCAGGCTTTGAGATGATCACAGGGAAACTTCTGATACGGGCATTGATGCATAG CAACACACTATTCAGAGAGTTTTCCTTAATATCAATGAGGAGAGTCCCTGACCTACCAGTAGGACCACATAAGTTGCTTGCCATCCTTGCTGAACCATTGAAACAAAAGGAAAATTTATTTTCGCTGGAAGATCAAGAGGTTTCTGATAACTTAGAAGAGTTTGAAGATTGG CACGAATATTACTCCCTGGATGCAACATACCGGGGTTGGCTTAGATGTGAGATGGAGAATTATTCCGTCCCCCCTGAAATGCTTTCGGCAGAAGAAAAGGATCAAGCTGTTGCTGCAGCGATACAAACTCTGGAGTTAGCATTCTTGTTATTAGAAA GGGAAGAGAGACCATGGTTAAATGCTATCGAGACAAGCCCATTTGAGTCGTCAGAGCTTGTTTTCCTTGAGTTGCATGCAACAGCAATACTCTGTCTACCTTCTGGGGAATGCATGACACCAGATGCAACATCATGCACGGCTCTGACTAGTGCACTTTATTCAACTGTCAGCGAAGGGGATGTGCTGCATCGGCAGCTGAAG GTGGAAGTTAAGGTCTCGTCTAAAGATCCTTGCTGTATTGAAGTTGCGCTCCGTTGCTTAGCAACAGAAGGTGATGGATTTGGGCTTCATGAAGCCAATGATGGAGGTCTTCTTGCTGCAATTATGGCTGCTGGCTTTAAAG GTGAACTCAATCGTTTTCAACCTGGAGTTTCAATGGAAATTTCACGACTTGATGCTTGGTATTCTGATTGTCATGGTTCGGTTGAAAGTACTGCTGCTTATATCATTCGAGGGCTTTGCCGAAGATGCTGCCTGCCAGAAACAATTCTACGATCCATGCAG GCATCCATCTCCCTTTCCGAAGCTGGCGATTCTCTAGACCATTGTGATAAACTTATCGAGTTAGTTGCTTCATCAGATTCTGGGATGATGCACTTGTTCAGCCAGCAGCAGTTACAG GAGTTCCTGATTTTTGAGAGGGAGTGCTTCATATGTAAAATGGAGCTTGAGGAAGAGCAGATGCCTGCTGATGGCTAA